The following proteins are encoded in a genomic region of Primulina huaijiensis isolate GDHJ02 chromosome 3, ASM1229523v2, whole genome shotgun sequence:
- the LOC140972375 gene encoding uncharacterized protein — MVGEAANSSAQGPETDKNLNSVEATIQSGVDFGCAESTCNNSNNESNGESSVVVCGVGRSLGYAVELMVRGSNAFEERDYAEATDCFSRALEIRVAHFGELAPECVSAYYKYGRALLRKAQEEVDPLASMAKKEGVSQEDCDKDEEGADPLASMAKKEGVSQEDCDEDGSVKSSVNGGSSATSVSTIEQEGSTNGLDEVTG; from the exons ATGGTGGGAGAAGCCGCGAATTCTTCTGCCCAGGGTCCTGAGACTGACAAAAACCTCAATTCTGTGGAAGCTACCATCCAGTCTGGAGTCGATTTCGGCTGCGCCGAATCCACTTGCAATAACAGCAACAACGAGAGCAACGGAGAAAGCTCTGTTGTTGTGTGTGGTGTTGGGCGCTCGCTGGGATATGCGGTGGAGTTGATGGTGCGTGGCTCTAATGCTTTTGAGGAACGTGATTATGCTGAAGCCACTGATTGCTTCAGTCGTGCCCTAGAAATCAG GGTTGCACATTTTGGTGAACTTGCTCCTGAATGTGTCAGTGCTTACTATAAGTACGGACGCGCACTTTTGCGTAAAGCTCAAGAAGAGGTTGATCCATTGGCTTCTATGGCCAAAAAAGAGGGGGTCTCTCAGGAAGATTGTGATAAAGATGAAGAAGGAGCTGATCCGTTGGCTTCTATGGCCAAAAAAGAGGGGGTCTCTCAGGAAGATTGTGATGAAGATGGTTCTGTGAAAAGTTCTGTTAATGGTGGATCTTCTGCTACCTCAGTTTCTACTATTGAACAAGAAGGAAGCACCAATGGTCTGGATGAAGTGACAGGTTGA
- the LOC140974397 gene encoding BTB/POZ domain-containing protein At5g66560-like isoform X2 produces MLKPASETPGSKGQAWFCTTGLPSDVIIEVIDMTFHLHKFPLMSKSRKLHDLITEEEKNQPRITKVQNPYESSKKIDSDNQEDQDIEEDEEECHITFPDFPGGSESFEIAAKFCYGVKIDLSATNAAALRCAADYLQMTEDFSADNLISRSEIFLSQSVFKNIKHSVKTLSSCEKLLPMAEDLGIVWGCIEAIATKAAAVDPSLFGWPVNDEAVSNIGVHEARGSAKFSRGGGAAGGDSWLDELWLLSLPILKRLIFAMKNFNSSSEIIESCLISYAKKYIPGSSRTTNKPSSSSRVPTENEQRELLETIVSHLPAYKTSHSNLSLKTTRFLFGLLRTAYILNASGVCRSALEKIIGSQLERATLDDLLIPSYSYLNETLYDVDCVEKILRYFLQGIGERSVDRIGGDESGNHRSAALILVGKLLDGYLSEVSSDSNLKPEKFYDLAVALPDHARIFDDGLYRAVDVYLKAHPWLSEAEREKICGVLDYQKLTLEACTHAAQNERLPLRAVVQVLFFEQLQLRHAIAGTNHITADAGTSAELSRPSSENGGRVKAVEDDADASEAISPEEKRTWRAAVNENQLLRVRVNSMRTRVHELEREYCTMKKTIEKIEMVGPQRHVGRGSWLSKFGCKFKSQVCDSHERAVAAETRKGRSHPPAAMNN; encoded by the exons ATGTTGAAGCCGGCATCAGAAACACCCGGTTCCAAAGGGCAGGCATG GTTTTGCACAACAGGGTTGCCCAGTGACGTCATAATCGAAGTTATTGACATGACTTTTCATCTTCACAAG TTCCCTCTGATGTCAAAAAGTAGGAAGCTTCACGACCTGATAACTGAAGAAGAGAAAAACCAACCAAGAATCACAAAAGTCCAAAACCCATATGAATCCAGCAAGAAAATTGACAGCGATAATCAAGAAGATCAAGACATTGAAGAGGACGAGGAAGAGTGTCACATCACCTTCCCAGATTTTCCCGGGGGTTCTGAATCTTTTGAGATAGCCGCGAAATTCTGTTACGGCGTGAAAATAGATCTCTCGGCCACCAATGCCGCCGCCCTCCGTTGTGCCGCTGACTACTTACAGATGACTGAAGACTTTTCGGCAGACAATCTCATTTCGAGAAGTGAGATTTTTCTGTCCCAATCTGTGTTCAAGAATATCAAACATTCTGTTAAAACGCTATCCTCTTGCGAGAAGCTGTTGCCGATGGCGGAAGATCTCGGCATTGTTTGGGGATGTATAGAGGCCATTGCCACCAAAGCCGCCGCCGTAGACCCTTCGCTGTTCGGCTGGCCGGTGAATGATGAGGCTGTAAGCAACATAGGGGTGCATGAAGCTAGAGGGAGTGCGAAATTCAGTAGAGGAGGAGGAGCAGCAGGTGGGGATTCATGGTTAGATGAGCTATGGCTTTTGAGTCTTCCGATTCTCAAGCGCTTGATTTTCGCCATGaaaaatttcaattcgagcTCGGAAATTATCGAGAGCTGTTTGATTTCCTACGCGAAAAAGTACATTCCCGGAAGCTCTCGCACAACGAATAAGCCATCGTCGTCTTCTAGGGTTCCAACAGAGAACGAGCAGAGAGAGCTTCTAGAGACGATTGTTTCTCATCTCCCTGCATATAAAACCTCGCACTCGAATCTATCGTTAAAAACGACGAGATTTTTGTTCGGATTGCTGCGAACTGCGTATATTTTGAATGCTTCGGGGGTTTGCAGATCAGCACTGGAGAAGATAATCGGATCACAACTAGAACGCGCCACCTTGGATGACTTGCTGATTCCGAGCTACTCGTACTTGAATGAAACGTTGTACGATGTCGATTGTGTGGAAAAGATTTTACGATATTTTCTTCAAGGAATTGGAGAGAGATCGGTAGATAGAATAGGTGGAGATGAGAGTGGTAATCACAGATCGGCGGCGTTAATTCTGGTGGGAAAGTTGCTAGACGGATACCTATCGGAAGTTTCTTCCGACTCTAATTTGAAGCCGGAGAAATTCTACGACCTTGCTGTTGCGCTGCCGGATCACGCCAGAATATTCGACGACGGACTTTATAGAGCCGTCGATGTTTATCTCAAG GCTCACCCATGGTTATCAGAAGCAGAGAGGGAGAAGATTTGCGGTGTGCTGGATTACCAGAAACTCACTCTAGAGGCGTGCACTCACGCAGCTCAGAACGAGCGTCTGCCTCTTAGGGCGGTGGTTCAGGTGCTGTTCTTCGAGCAGCTTCAGCTCCGCCATGCCATCGCAGGTACAAATCATATCACCGCCGACGCAGGAACCTCGGCGGAGTTGTCGCGGCCGTCCAGCGAGAACGGAGGAAGAGTGAAGGCAGTGGAGGACGACGCGGATGCGTCGGAGGCGATCTCGCCGGAGGAGAAACGGACGTGGAGAGCGGCGGTGAATGAGAACCAGCTGCTGCGCGTGCGCGTGAATAGCATGAGGACTCGGGTGCACGAGCTGGAGCGGGAGTACTGCACCATGAAGAAGACAATCGAGAAAATAGAGATGGTGGGCCCACAAAGACACGTGGGGAGAGGCAGTTGGCTGTCGAAATTCGGGTGCAAATTTAAGAGCCAGGTGTGCGATTCGCATGAACGCGCGGTGGCGGCGGAGACAAGGAAGGGCCGCAGCCACCCCCCGGCCGCCATGAATAATTGA
- the LOC140974397 gene encoding BTB/POZ domain-containing protein At5g66560-like isoform X1: protein MVVSSNSHTLNSDFFIFSLPFQILLLESLRIGCRFCTTGLPSDVIIEVIDMTFHLHKFPLMSKSRKLHDLITEEEKNQPRITKVQNPYESSKKIDSDNQEDQDIEEDEEECHITFPDFPGGSESFEIAAKFCYGVKIDLSATNAAALRCAADYLQMTEDFSADNLISRSEIFLSQSVFKNIKHSVKTLSSCEKLLPMAEDLGIVWGCIEAIATKAAAVDPSLFGWPVNDEAVSNIGVHEARGSAKFSRGGGAAGGDSWLDELWLLSLPILKRLIFAMKNFNSSSEIIESCLISYAKKYIPGSSRTTNKPSSSSRVPTENEQRELLETIVSHLPAYKTSHSNLSLKTTRFLFGLLRTAYILNASGVCRSALEKIIGSQLERATLDDLLIPSYSYLNETLYDVDCVEKILRYFLQGIGERSVDRIGGDESGNHRSAALILVGKLLDGYLSEVSSDSNLKPEKFYDLAVALPDHARIFDDGLYRAVDVYLKAHPWLSEAEREKICGVLDYQKLTLEACTHAAQNERLPLRAVVQVLFFEQLQLRHAIAGTNHITADAGTSAELSRPSSENGGRVKAVEDDADASEAISPEEKRTWRAAVNENQLLRVRVNSMRTRVHELEREYCTMKKTIEKIEMVGPQRHVGRGSWLSKFGCKFKSQVCDSHERAVAAETRKGRSHPPAAMNN, encoded by the exons ATGGTTGTTAGCTCAAACTCCCACACTCTGAACTcagatttctttattttctcgTTGCCTTTCCAAATCTTGCTTCTTGAATCTCTGCGCATTGGTTGCAGGTTTTGCACAACAGGGTTGCCCAGTGACGTCATAATCGAAGTTATTGACATGACTTTTCATCTTCACAAG TTCCCTCTGATGTCAAAAAGTAGGAAGCTTCACGACCTGATAACTGAAGAAGAGAAAAACCAACCAAGAATCACAAAAGTCCAAAACCCATATGAATCCAGCAAGAAAATTGACAGCGATAATCAAGAAGATCAAGACATTGAAGAGGACGAGGAAGAGTGTCACATCACCTTCCCAGATTTTCCCGGGGGTTCTGAATCTTTTGAGATAGCCGCGAAATTCTGTTACGGCGTGAAAATAGATCTCTCGGCCACCAATGCCGCCGCCCTCCGTTGTGCCGCTGACTACTTACAGATGACTGAAGACTTTTCGGCAGACAATCTCATTTCGAGAAGTGAGATTTTTCTGTCCCAATCTGTGTTCAAGAATATCAAACATTCTGTTAAAACGCTATCCTCTTGCGAGAAGCTGTTGCCGATGGCGGAAGATCTCGGCATTGTTTGGGGATGTATAGAGGCCATTGCCACCAAAGCCGCCGCCGTAGACCCTTCGCTGTTCGGCTGGCCGGTGAATGATGAGGCTGTAAGCAACATAGGGGTGCATGAAGCTAGAGGGAGTGCGAAATTCAGTAGAGGAGGAGGAGCAGCAGGTGGGGATTCATGGTTAGATGAGCTATGGCTTTTGAGTCTTCCGATTCTCAAGCGCTTGATTTTCGCCATGaaaaatttcaattcgagcTCGGAAATTATCGAGAGCTGTTTGATTTCCTACGCGAAAAAGTACATTCCCGGAAGCTCTCGCACAACGAATAAGCCATCGTCGTCTTCTAGGGTTCCAACAGAGAACGAGCAGAGAGAGCTTCTAGAGACGATTGTTTCTCATCTCCCTGCATATAAAACCTCGCACTCGAATCTATCGTTAAAAACGACGAGATTTTTGTTCGGATTGCTGCGAACTGCGTATATTTTGAATGCTTCGGGGGTTTGCAGATCAGCACTGGAGAAGATAATCGGATCACAACTAGAACGCGCCACCTTGGATGACTTGCTGATTCCGAGCTACTCGTACTTGAATGAAACGTTGTACGATGTCGATTGTGTGGAAAAGATTTTACGATATTTTCTTCAAGGAATTGGAGAGAGATCGGTAGATAGAATAGGTGGAGATGAGAGTGGTAATCACAGATCGGCGGCGTTAATTCTGGTGGGAAAGTTGCTAGACGGATACCTATCGGAAGTTTCTTCCGACTCTAATTTGAAGCCGGAGAAATTCTACGACCTTGCTGTTGCGCTGCCGGATCACGCCAGAATATTCGACGACGGACTTTATAGAGCCGTCGATGTTTATCTCAAG GCTCACCCATGGTTATCAGAAGCAGAGAGGGAGAAGATTTGCGGTGTGCTGGATTACCAGAAACTCACTCTAGAGGCGTGCACTCACGCAGCTCAGAACGAGCGTCTGCCTCTTAGGGCGGTGGTTCAGGTGCTGTTCTTCGAGCAGCTTCAGCTCCGCCATGCCATCGCAGGTACAAATCATATCACCGCCGACGCAGGAACCTCGGCGGAGTTGTCGCGGCCGTCCAGCGAGAACGGAGGAAGAGTGAAGGCAGTGGAGGACGACGCGGATGCGTCGGAGGCGATCTCGCCGGAGGAGAAACGGACGTGGAGAGCGGCGGTGAATGAGAACCAGCTGCTGCGCGTGCGCGTGAATAGCATGAGGACTCGGGTGCACGAGCTGGAGCGGGAGTACTGCACCATGAAGAAGACAATCGAGAAAATAGAGATGGTGGGCCCACAAAGACACGTGGGGAGAGGCAGTTGGCTGTCGAAATTCGGGTGCAAATTTAAGAGCCAGGTGTGCGATTCGCATGAACGCGCGGTGGCGGCGGAGACAAGGAAGGGCCGCAGCCACCCCCCGGCCGCCATGAATAATTGA